The Engystomops pustulosus chromosome 1, aEngPut4.maternal, whole genome shotgun sequence genome has a window encoding:
- the LOC140127800 gene encoding zona pellucida sperm-binding protein 3-like, which yields MGKWMLLFLWLSWNSYFAAQNAPPRTVFYQCNATFISVAVRRDPQDNRIMLDPKSLTLGRCPVSSTTALLGFLVFEYRLYDCGFSRMFFGNAVKFFTELVYSPDAAANVFPQPFREQISCISSIHLNPSPLETTVEVKVSGAGQLNFSYQVMTADFSRPLDVKEFLLGSPIFLSISVLTGNHLPLRLFVDECIVASTEDLNTSKQRYTLIDNHGCFVDGKVASSRFLEPLLLDTVRMTFQALKFVDSNEQIYLHCKLMVWDPKAVNGLKACSYLSDINGWQLLGDPQSDLCRCCDSTCNLPFRRRRDVADKTGSGILHTLVLGPFNIHSPAVNGSPNLSNDSHALETTSAFPVPPAVGAFFLELAVLLLLFLGVTVYGRVTSPKDLEKSLLVPHEN from the exons ATGGGGAAGTGGATGTTGTTGTTTCTGTGGCTGTCCTGGAATAGTTATTTTGCAGCCCAAAATG CTCCCCCCAGAACAGTGTTTTATCAGTGCAATGCAACATTTATAAGTGTGGCTGTGAGACGTGATCCTCAGGATAACAGAATAATGTTGGATCCTAAGAGCCTGACATTGGGAAGATGCCCTGTCTCCAGTACTACAGCACTGCTAGGCTTCTTGGTGTTTGAGTACAGACTATATGACTGCGGATTTTCCAGAATG TTCTTTGGCAATGCTGTTAAGTTCTTCACTGAATTGGTTTACAGTCCTGATGCTGCCGCAAATGTATTTCCTCAGCCTTTTCGAGAACAAATAAGCTGCATATCAAGCAT ACATTTGAACCCTTCCCCTTTAGAAACTACTGTGGAGGTCAAGGTATCTGGAGCAGGGCAACTTAACTTTTCATATCAAGTCATGACTG CTGACTTCTCCAGGCCTCTAGATGTAAAAGAATTTCTCCTTGGCTCTCCAATTTTCTTGTCTATATCTGTGCTAACAGGAAATCACTTGCCCCTGCGGCTCTTTGTGGATGAATGCATTGTGGCCTCTACAGAAGACCTTAATACTTCAAAGCAACGCTATACCTTAATCGATAACCATGG ATGTTTTGTAGATGGTAAGGTAGCTTCCTCAAGGTTTTTGGAGCCTCTTCTGCTAGATACGGTCAGAATGACTTTCCAAGCACTGAAGTTTGTAGACTCCAATGAACAG ATTTACCTTCATTGTAAACTGATGGTTTGGGATCCTAAAGCCGTCAATGGACTGAAGGCCTGCTCCTATTTGAGTGATATTAACGG ATGGCAGCTCTTGGGCGATCCACAAAGTGATCTCTGTAGATGTTGTGATTCCACCTGTAACTTACCATTCAGAAGGAGGAGAGATGTTGCTG ATAAAACTGGTTCTGGTATTTTGCACACACTAGTTCTGGGGCCATTCAATATACATAGTCCTGCTGTTAATGGGAGTCCAAACCTAAGTAATGATTCGCATGCACTAGAAACTACATCAG CATTCCCAGTACCTCCTGCTGTTGGAGCATTCTTTCTGGAGCTGGCGGTCCTGCTTCTGCTGTTTTTGGGCGTCACTGTGTATGGCCGTGTAACCAGTCCTAAAGATCTTGAAAAGAGTTTGCTTGTTCCTCATGAGAACTGA